The following are encoded together in the Methanosarcina flavescens genome:
- a CDS encoding flippase, translating to MVSYQKFAKDVGFIGIVQILTSLGTFFLLPIITKTLGTYDYGLWAQINITVSLISPLALMGLSMGFVRFLSSETETKKIREAVYSILFFVTVSGLLASFLLYIFAEPLATFGFNDPNAAYFIQAGSFLILVNVIESITLFYFRVFRQIQKFSYLTLFETFGKLLFILILLKLGYGLLGVIAATLLVQGSIFLISFSIIISQIGFVIPRFTYIKEYLQFSLPLTPTALIRWITESSDRYLVTYFLGLRSVGVYSAACSIGNLIQLFVSPLQLILLPELSKLFDENKMDEIRIYMSHSLRYFLLISIPAVFGLSALAKPLIGILTTEDFLSGWFVIPIIAFSGLMAGIFQIFVNTMYLIKRTKTATYINIVAAISNVLINILLIPSIGIAGASLSTLFSYFLMAALCMHLSLKHFKLDFYFNDIAKSILSSVAMYLFVSHFAITSIFELFEITGMGVLIYLVAMFLVGGFSDYELSLIRRYLFRVESEVKH from the coding sequence ATGGTGTCATATCAAAAATTTGCAAAAGACGTTGGCTTTATCGGAATAGTCCAAATACTTACAAGCCTGGGCACTTTCTTCCTGCTTCCTATAATCACGAAAACCCTTGGAACGTATGATTACGGACTCTGGGCTCAGATCAATATCACCGTATCACTTATCTCTCCTCTTGCACTTATGGGTCTATCTATGGGTTTTGTCAGATTTCTATCCTCTGAAACTGAAACCAAAAAGATAAGGGAGGCAGTATACTCGATTCTCTTTTTTGTAACTGTATCTGGACTACTGGCCTCATTTTTACTTTATATCTTCGCTGAACCTCTTGCAACTTTTGGATTTAATGATCCCAACGCGGCTTATTTTATTCAGGCAGGCTCATTTTTGATTCTCGTGAACGTAATTGAGTCTATAACTCTTTTTTATTTCAGAGTTTTCAGGCAGATCCAGAAGTTTTCTTACTTAACCCTTTTCGAAACGTTTGGAAAATTACTTTTTATTCTCATTCTCCTCAAATTGGGATACGGACTTCTTGGTGTAATAGCAGCGACCTTACTTGTACAGGGGTCCATTTTTTTAATTTCTTTTTCGATTATCATATCACAGATAGGCTTCGTCATTCCCCGGTTTACTTACATAAAAGAGTATCTGCAATTTTCCCTACCATTAACTCCCACTGCACTTATAAGATGGATTACAGAATCAAGTGACAGATATCTGGTTACTTACTTTCTCGGGCTTAGAAGTGTGGGCGTATATTCGGCAGCCTGTTCTATCGGCAACCTGATACAGCTTTTTGTAAGCCCTCTTCAGCTCATTCTCCTTCCCGAGCTATCAAAGCTGTTTGACGAAAATAAAATGGATGAAATAAGAATTTATATGTCTCATTCTCTGAGGTACTTCCTTCTTATTTCTATTCCTGCAGTTTTCGGACTCTCAGCCCTTGCAAAACCATTGATTGGAATCCTTACCACTGAGGATTTTCTTTCGGGCTGGTTTGTAATTCCTATTATTGCCTTCTCCGGCCTTATGGCAGGAATCTTTCAGATATTTGTCAATACGATGTATCTTATAAAACGAACAAAAACCGCAACTTACATCAATATTGTTGCGGCGATTTCGAATGTATTGATCAACATTCTGCTGATACCATCTATCGGAATTGCCGGAGCTTCACTGTCAACTTTATTTTCTTACTTTTTAATGGCTGCGCTCTGTATGCATTTATCCTTAAAACACTTTAAACTTGATTTTTATTTTAATGATATTGCGAAAAGCATTCTGTCCTCAGTAGCTATGTACCTCTTTGTATCTCATTTCGCTATCACAAGCATCTTTGAGCTTTTCGAGATTACAGGCATGGGTGTACTCATCTATTTGGTTGCTATGTTTCTGGTAGGTGGATTCAGTGACTACGAACTTTCTTTAATACGAAGGTATTTATTCAGAGTTGAAAGCGAAGTCAAGCACTAA
- a CDS encoding NAD-dependent epimerase/dehydratase family protein, whose translation MPTKNKILVTGGAGFIGSHLVDRLIEKGSKITVFDNLSSGKLQFIEHHLENPDFTLIKGDLLDQEAIEAACRNIDIVCHVAANPDVRLGATDTRVHLDQNILATYNLLEAMRKNSVKEIAFTSTSTVYGEASVMPTPEDYGPLIPISLYGASKLACEALITSYSHTFDMRAWIFRFANIVGPRSTHGITVDFIKKLEKDSNVLEILGNGKQEKSYLHVSECVDAIIFLIEKSRDKVNIFNIGSEDTISATEIGKAVIEEMGLSDVKFIYTGGSRGWKGDVPRMRLGIEKMKALGWKPVYSSERSVRETARALLGERLV comes from the coding sequence ATGCCTACAAAGAATAAAATACTTGTGACAGGAGGAGCCGGTTTTATAGGGAGCCACCTTGTAGACCGCTTAATTGAAAAAGGAAGTAAGATTACTGTTTTTGATAACCTCAGTTCAGGGAAATTACAGTTTATAGAACATCATCTCGAAAATCCGGATTTTACTCTGATAAAAGGAGATCTTCTTGACCAGGAAGCTATAGAGGCCGCCTGTAGAAATATTGACATTGTTTGCCATGTGGCTGCAAATCCTGATGTCAGGTTAGGAGCCACGGATACTAGAGTTCATCTGGATCAGAATATTCTGGCTACCTACAATCTTCTGGAAGCTATGAGGAAAAACAGCGTTAAAGAAATTGCATTTACTTCTACCTCAACTGTGTACGGGGAGGCGAGTGTTATGCCAACTCCGGAAGATTACGGTCCTCTTATTCCTATATCCCTTTATGGTGCCTCCAAATTGGCCTGTGAAGCCCTTATTACTTCATATTCCCACACTTTCGATATGCGGGCATGGATATTTCGTTTTGCGAATATTGTTGGTCCACGCAGTACACATGGAATCACGGTAGATTTCATAAAGAAACTGGAGAAAGACTCCAATGTACTTGAAATTCTGGGCAATGGCAAACAGGAAAAATCCTACCTTCACGTATCGGAATGTGTTGATGCAATAATATTTTTAATAGAGAAAAGCAGAGATAAAGTAAATATTTTCAATATTGGTTCCGAGGATACCATCAGTGCAACAGAGATAGGAAAAGCTGTCATAGAAGAGATGGGGCTTTCTGATGTTAAATTTATTTATACTGGAGGAAGCAGAGGCTGGAAAGGCGATGTGCCAAGGATGAGGCTAGGGATTGAGAAAATGAAAGCTTTGGGATGGAAGCCAGTCTATTCATCGGAGAGAAGTGTGAGGGAGACGGCAAGAGCATTACTTGGGGAGAGATTAGTATAA
- the galU gene encoding UTP--glucose-1-phosphate uridylyltransferase GalU, whose translation MTVKKALIPAAGLGTRFLPATKSMPKEMLPIIDTPVIQYVVEEAIASGIEDIIIITGRGKRAIEDYFDDSPELEMHLAKKHNTELLKLVRDVSSLVDIHYIRQKEPNGLGDAVLRAENHIGNEPFAVLLGDDIIVNDKPCTAQLIDNFQKYGRSTLAVEEVPYEKLSSYGIIKGKPLNDSLYVLEDIVEKPSPENAPSNIGAIGRYVFTPEIFDCIKEAGTGVGDEIQLTDGIRLLNNTQTIYACRFEGKRFDTGDRLGYVKSIIDFALKNESLREDVLEYLRDILVTVDDPSDK comes from the coding sequence CTGACTGTTAAAAAAGCGCTTATTCCGGCTGCCGGACTTGGAACCCGCTTCCTGCCTGCCACCAAGTCAATGCCAAAAGAGATGCTTCCTATTATTGACACACCTGTAATCCAGTATGTTGTAGAGGAAGCCATTGCATCGGGAATTGAAGATATTATCATTATTACAGGCAGAGGTAAAAGGGCAATTGAGGACTATTTCGATGATTCCCCTGAACTCGAGATGCACCTTGCGAAAAAGCACAATACTGAACTTCTAAAGCTTGTAAGGGATGTTTCCTCTCTTGTGGATATTCACTATATCCGACAGAAAGAACCCAATGGACTTGGAGATGCAGTCCTCAGAGCAGAAAACCATATTGGAAATGAGCCTTTCGCCGTGCTTCTAGGGGATGATATTATTGTGAATGACAAACCCTGCACGGCTCAACTCATTGATAATTTTCAGAAATATGGAAGGTCCACACTCGCAGTGGAAGAAGTTCCTTATGAAAAGTTGAGCAGCTATGGAATTATAAAAGGAAAGCCTCTCAACGATTCTCTTTATGTACTGGAGGATATTGTCGAAAAACCATCACCTGAGAACGCTCCTTCCAATATAGGTGCCATAGGGCGCTACGTTTTCACCCCTGAAATCTTTGATTGCATAAAAGAAGCTGGAACCGGTGTGGGAGACGAAATTCAGTTGACTGATGGAATCCGACTCCTCAATAACACCCAGACAATCTACGCTTGCAGGTTCGAAGGAAAAAGATTTGACACCGGTGACAGGCTCGGGTATGTAAAGTCGATAATTGACTTTGCTCTTAAAAACGAAAGTCTTAGAGAGGATGTACTTGAGTATCTGAGAGATATTCTGGTAACGGTGGATGACCCCTCTGACAAATAA
- a CDS encoding UDP-glucose dehydrogenase family protein — protein sequence MKISVIGSGYVGSVTAACFAEVGHEVICVDIDKRKMDQINEGIPPIYEEGLGELLQKHAGKNLTATTDYESAIRKTDISFICVGTPSAEDGSIDLSIVRAATTSIGAVLAKKEGYHVVVVKSTVVPETTEKFVIPLLEESSGKIAGKDFGVAMNPEFLREGKAVYDFMNPDKIVIGAIDQKSGDLVSKLYETFKCGVTRTNPSTAEMIKYANNSLLATKISFANEIGNICKRLKINTYEVMEAVGKDSRISPKFLNSGVGFGGSCFPKDVKALIGKAKEIGYSPVLLESVIEVNEKQPILMTEILQRKIGNLEGKKVAVLGLAFKNETDDIRESRAIPVIAELLRLGAKVSAYDPMAIENMRRIFPTVEYFGKARDALQGTDACLVMTEWDEFKQLDSEFEAMKEKIVIDGRKVINSKKVDYEGLCW from the coding sequence ATGAAAATTTCCGTTATAGGTTCAGGGTATGTGGGCTCAGTCACAGCCGCATGTTTTGCAGAAGTCGGGCATGAAGTGATCTGCGTGGATATTGATAAGAGAAAAATGGATCAGATAAACGAAGGAATCCCTCCTATCTATGAAGAAGGCTTAGGAGAGCTTTTACAAAAACATGCCGGAAAAAATCTTACAGCAACCACTGACTATGAATCTGCAATCAGGAAGACGGATATTTCCTTTATATGTGTAGGAACTCCCTCAGCAGAAGATGGAAGCATAGACCTTTCAATTGTCCGTGCGGCGACAACAAGCATAGGAGCAGTCCTGGCAAAAAAAGAAGGATACCACGTAGTTGTTGTCAAAAGCACAGTTGTGCCTGAGACAACTGAGAAGTTTGTCATTCCCTTGCTTGAAGAATCTTCAGGGAAGATAGCTGGAAAAGACTTTGGAGTTGCAATGAATCCCGAGTTTCTCAGGGAAGGGAAAGCAGTCTACGACTTCATGAATCCAGATAAAATAGTCATTGGAGCAATTGATCAGAAATCAGGAGACCTTGTCTCGAAACTTTACGAAACCTTTAAATGTGGAGTCACCCGCACAAATCCATCTACAGCAGAGATGATCAAATACGCAAATAATTCTCTTCTTGCAACTAAGATATCTTTTGCCAATGAGATTGGAAATATCTGTAAAAGATTAAAAATTAATACATATGAGGTTATGGAAGCCGTAGGTAAAGACTCCAGAATATCCCCTAAATTTTTGAACTCAGGTGTGGGATTTGGAGGGTCCTGTTTCCCAAAAGATGTAAAGGCGCTTATAGGAAAAGCGAAAGAAATCGGATATTCTCCAGTACTTTTGGAATCTGTAATTGAAGTAAATGAAAAACAGCCAATTCTAATGACCGAGATACTTCAGAGGAAAATTGGAAACCTTGAGGGAAAAAAGGTTGCAGTCCTTGGGCTTGCTTTTAAGAACGAAACAGATGATATAAGGGAATCCAGAGCTATCCCTGTCATTGCCGAGCTCCTCAGGCTTGGGGCAAAGGTTTCAGCTTATGACCCTATGGCAATCGAGAATATGAGGCGGATCTTTCCGACAGTTGAATACTTTGGAAAAGCTAGAGATGCTCTTCAGGGAACTGACGCTTGCCTCGTAATGACAGAGTGGGATGAATTCAAACAGCTTGATTCCGAATTTGAAGCCATGAAAGAAAAGATAGTAATTGACGGAAGAAAGGTAATTAATTCGAAAAAAGTAGATTATGAAGGCCTCTGCTGGTAA
- a CDS encoding DUF354 domain-containing protein: MRVLVDIGHPAHVHFFKNTIWSLEKKGHQVMVVSRDKDVVIELLNAYGIPHTVLSKVKPGKGNLLEEWFIREFKTFKITQQFKPDIIMGVLSPAVAQIAWIQRKKSIIFNDTEHAILAQKLTYPFCDIICTPSSYLKNEGRKQIKYSGYHELAYLHPSYFTPCPEILKDLGVEEGEPFIILRFVSWGAHHDVGQHGISNKLSLVQEVEKFGKVFITSEGPLAKEFEKYRIRVSPEKIHHLLYYATLYVGEGATMAVESAILGTPSIYVSTLAGTMGNFSELENKYGLLFNYSDSESALTKTIELLKDQELKKTWSLKRAALLKDKIDVTEFMVKLIENFPEKKSEFVLSSVSDESYA, translated from the coding sequence TTGAGAGTTCTTGTCGATATAGGGCATCCAGCCCATGTTCATTTTTTTAAAAACACCATCTGGAGTCTTGAGAAAAAAGGACATCAAGTAATGGTAGTTTCGCGAGATAAGGATGTAGTTATAGAGCTCTTGAACGCCTACGGGATCCCACATACAGTTTTGAGCAAAGTAAAACCAGGAAAGGGAAATTTGCTTGAAGAATGGTTCATAAGAGAGTTTAAAACTTTTAAAATTACCCAGCAATTTAAACCTGATATTATCATGGGTGTCCTTTCTCCAGCTGTAGCTCAAATAGCCTGGATACAGCGGAAAAAATCCATAATTTTTAACGACACCGAACATGCAATACTGGCTCAGAAGCTAACCTATCCTTTCTGTGACATAATCTGTACTCCTTCAAGCTATCTAAAAAATGAAGGAAGAAAACAGATAAAGTACAGTGGTTATCATGAACTGGCTTACCTTCATCCATCTTATTTTACTCCCTGTCCTGAGATTCTGAAAGATCTGGGGGTAGAAGAAGGTGAACCTTTCATAATCCTTCGCTTTGTCTCATGGGGTGCACACCATGATGTAGGCCAGCATGGAATCAGTAATAAATTATCACTCGTACAGGAAGTCGAAAAATTCGGAAAAGTATTCATAACCTCAGAAGGACCACTAGCAAAAGAGTTTGAAAAGTATAGAATTCGGGTTTCTCCCGAGAAAATTCATCACCTTCTCTATTACGCCACTCTGTATGTTGGTGAGGGAGCAACTATGGCTGTTGAAAGTGCAATCCTGGGAACGCCTTCAATCTATGTTTCCACTCTGGCAGGAACTATGGGAAACTTTTCCGAACTCGAGAATAAGTACGGTTTACTCTTTAACTACAGTGATTCGGAATCAGCTCTAACAAAAACTATAGAGCTTCTCAAGGATCAGGAGCTTAAGAAAACCTGGAGTTTGAAAAGGGCTGCTCTTCTCAAGGATAAGATCGATGTGACCGAGTTCATGGTCAAGCTCATAGAAAACTTTCCTGAAAAAAAATCTGAATTTGTTTTATCTTCGGTCTCGGATGAGTCCTATGCATGA
- a CDS encoding polysaccharide deacetylase family protein — translation MSPMHEILMKNQDIWDLFTRKEEYSPKKLDEHQRFLFSEKDLRNASEPEVSRYLMKHGMQVEFPENKSFAVCLTHDVDDIYPPLSHSLLSSAYCLKQLDLKGSADQLMWKLRGTSYSPYLNFSKIMDIEARFGAKSSFYFITAEADPVRLRYDIEDIEDHLGEISDRGWEIGLHGGYYSYDSLEKIKQEKERLEAALGRKVIGFRNHYLRFKTPDSWEILADAGFGYDSTFGHRYSIGFRNGMCHPFNPYNLNTGKEIDILEIPLVVMDVALFATCKSFEEAWERTKNLIDTTASLNGVITLLWHNFVFGCKFRKDWTRLYEKVLHYCYGRKAWITSGEEIYRWWRDGV, via the coding sequence ATGAGTCCTATGCATGAAATACTGATGAAAAACCAGGATATATGGGATCTTTTCACTCGAAAAGAAGAATATTCTCCCAAAAAGTTGGACGAGCACCAGCGTTTTCTTTTCTCCGAAAAAGATCTCCGAAATGCTTCTGAGCCTGAGGTATCTAGGTATCTTATGAAGCATGGGATGCAGGTCGAATTTCCTGAGAACAAATCATTTGCCGTTTGTTTAACTCATGATGTTGATGATATTTATCCACCTCTCTCACACAGCTTATTGTCATCAGCTTACTGTCTTAAGCAGCTGGATCTCAAGGGTTCTGCAGATCAGTTAATGTGGAAGTTGAGGGGAACAAGCTACTCTCCCTACCTTAATTTTTCTAAAATAATGGATATTGAAGCCAGATTTGGAGCAAAGTCCTCTTTTTATTTCATTACTGCAGAAGCCGATCCAGTAAGGTTAAGGTATGATATTGAGGACATAGAGGATCATCTGGGAGAAATCTCAGATAGGGGATGGGAAATAGGTCTTCACGGAGGTTACTATTCATATGACAGTCTGGAAAAAATAAAACAGGAGAAAGAGAGACTTGAAGCTGCCCTGGGGAGAAAAGTCATAGGTTTTCGTAATCATTACCTCAGGTTCAAAACTCCCGATTCCTGGGAAATACTTGCAGACGCAGGTTTCGGTTATGATTCAACTTTCGGGCATAGATACTCAATTGGCTTCAGGAACGGAATGTGTCATCCTTTTAATCCATATAATCTTAACACAGGAAAAGAGATTGATATTCTCGAAATTCCACTTGTTGTAATGGATGTCGCGCTTTTCGCTACTTGCAAATCTTTCGAAGAAGCCTGGGAGCGTACAAAGAACCTTATTGATACTACAGCAAGCCTCAATGGCGTTATTACCCTGCTGTGGCATAATTTCGTTTTCGGTTGCAAATTTCGAAAAGATTGGACCAGGCTGTATGAGAAAGTGCTTCATTACTGCTACGGAAGAAAAGCCTGGATTACAAGCGGGGAAGAAATTTACAGGTGGTGGAGAGATGGGGTCTGA
- a CDS encoding glycosyltransferase, whose amino-acid sequence MGSDIKGKYLLVTPAKNEEQNLLEVSKSVTGQKLKPELWIIVDDGSTDRTPRILEDLQANHSWIHSIRLPPRPRDITFHYSYVCKQGFDYALEYCRENNIEFEYIGLLDADTVLEENYFKKLLAEFEKDNSIGIVSGGIYYDTDGKLSLEVTNKNLPRGTGRIWRKECFFETGGYQVEPSPDSISNIKALMRGWQLIQYADVVQIQKRKTSAADGLWSGYIKNGWMAYYLGKKPLIALVNVLYFSLKPPYYTGAAYFLGYFSSAIRKEKRIQDPEIRNYYRNQGLSGLLSQIPGMSSHNPRDLREGEP is encoded by the coding sequence ATGGGGTCTGATATAAAAGGAAAGTATTTGCTGGTTACACCTGCAAAGAATGAAGAACAAAACCTGCTCGAAGTTTCGAAATCTGTAACAGGACAGAAACTAAAACCTGAGTTATGGATTATAGTCGACGACGGGAGTACCGATAGGACACCACGTATTCTCGAAGACTTGCAGGCAAATCATTCCTGGATCCATAGCATAAGATTGCCTCCCAGACCAAGAGACATTACTTTTCACTATAGCTATGTCTGCAAACAGGGCTTTGATTATGCGCTTGAGTATTGCAGAGAAAATAATATTGAGTTCGAGTATATAGGCCTTCTTGATGCCGATACAGTTCTGGAGGAGAACTATTTTAAGAAACTTCTGGCTGAGTTTGAAAAGGATAATTCTATTGGAATTGTAAGCGGTGGGATATATTATGATACTGACGGAAAGCTTTCTCTAGAAGTGACTAACAAAAATCTCCCTCGTGGAACAGGAAGGATCTGGAGGAAAGAATGCTTCTTTGAGACTGGCGGCTACCAGGTGGAACCATCTCCAGATTCGATTTCCAATATAAAAGCTCTCATGCGAGGCTGGCAGCTCATACAATATGCTGATGTCGTTCAGATACAGAAACGTAAAACAAGTGCAGCAGATGGACTCTGGAGTGGATATATTAAAAATGGCTGGATGGCTTACTATCTTGGGAAAAAACCTCTCATTGCTCTCGTAAACGTGCTTTATTTCTCATTGAAACCTCCCTATTATACAGGTGCTGCTTACTTCTTGGGTTATTTTAGTTCGGCAATCAGAAAGGAGAAAAGAATTCAAGATCCTGAAATCAGGAATTACTACAGAAATCAGGGACTTTCAGGATTATTATCCCAAATCCCGGGAATGTCCAGCCATAACCCAAGAGATTTACGGGAAGGAGAGCCGTGA
- a CDS encoding glycosyltransferase family 4 protein, whose protein sequence is MVRPLSLADGSLIHRYELVSNLARFENEIHIFTAGSTSLSNIENIHSHNIPPGNFLSLTVNYFSSSISLLSSETFDVLYTRNPNFGFLAGLFCKTRCKKIVYELNGIPEDEKNLLRTKYEEDRFSQPRKKNYFSNQYFSVHARLKLFILKKALGFSDRIIAVTPGIKTNLEKIYNIPGEKIVVVSNGANTSLFRPKEQEICRKKLGLDLGTPYICFVGNLAPWQGIEYLVKAVPSILSRIPECRFLIVGDGVMKDNLLKLCRELGVEDKFIFTGVVAYDRVPLYINASDICVAPFILARNAKIGLSPLKLYEYMACGKPVVASNISGVSDVLEASGGGIPVLPENPNALAEGIIKVLENPGLGKKLGSKGLSYVTENYSWYSVAKKVNEVCKSVLEAEN, encoded by the coding sequence ATGGTAAGACCCCTTTCTCTTGCCGATGGCTCACTTATCCATAGATACGAACTTGTTAGCAATCTAGCCAGGTTTGAAAATGAAATCCATATATTTACTGCTGGTAGTACTTCTCTCTCGAATATCGAGAATATACATAGCCATAATATCCCACCTGGAAATTTCCTTTCACTTACTGTCAATTACTTCAGCAGTTCTATAAGCCTTCTCAGTTCCGAGACTTTTGATGTGTTATATACCCGCAATCCCAATTTTGGATTTCTTGCTGGACTTTTCTGTAAAACCAGATGTAAAAAAATAGTTTACGAGTTAAATGGAATTCCTGAGGATGAAAAGAATCTTCTCAGAACAAAATATGAGGAAGATAGATTTTCGCAACCACGCAAAAAGAATTATTTTTCAAACCAATATTTCTCTGTGCATGCAAGGCTTAAACTATTTATTCTCAAAAAAGCTCTCGGGTTTTCAGACAGAATTATTGCTGTGACTCCAGGTATAAAAACAAATCTTGAGAAGATATATAACATTCCTGGAGAAAAAATAGTCGTAGTCTCCAATGGAGCAAATACCTCCTTGTTCAGGCCGAAGGAACAGGAAATCTGTAGAAAAAAACTCGGTCTGGATCTTGGAACTCCCTATATATGTTTTGTGGGCAATCTTGCTCCCTGGCAGGGGATCGAGTATTTGGTAAAGGCAGTTCCATCTATACTTTCCAGGATTCCAGAATGCCGTTTCCTGATTGTCGGAGATGGGGTTATGAAAGATAACCTTCTCAAGCTCTGCAGGGAGCTCGGAGTTGAGGATAAGTTCATTTTTACAGGTGTGGTTGCCTACGATCGTGTGCCTCTTTACATTAATGCGAGTGATATATGTGTAGCTCCTTTTATACTTGCCAGAAATGCAAAAATAGGTCTTTCTCCCCTGAAATTATACGAGTACATGGCTTGCGGAAAACCTGTAGTTGCAAGTAATATTAGTGGTGTTTCCGATGTACTAGAGGCTTCAGGAGGAGGAATTCCTGTCCTTCCTGAAAACCCGAATGCTCTTGCAGAAGGAATCATAAAAGTGCTTGAAAATCCGGGCTTGGGGAAGAAACTGGGCTCAAAAGGTTTAAGTTATGTTACTGAAAATTACAGCTGGTACAGCGTTGCGAAAAAGGTTAACGAAGTCTGCAAATCAGTACTCGAAGCCGAGAACTGA
- a CDS encoding GNAT family N-acetyltransferase, which yields MEGIEVRELAPSEYKEWDLLVEKAQPGTLFHTSEWLGICRDVLSKDLKIYGCFRKGELVGGCPLFVKNIKGVLKVATSTCDMTSYSGPLIKESASSRASKRIQETHEILNPLREFLCKQGFDSIHLTFSPGFKDVRPFTWYGWDSTVHYTHYLNLKDSVDNNLSRKIRRELRTANEAGLKTRAWNDPETYYHLLSMVYEKQNLAPPLPREFFERVFKLIQEKDIGYMFVTETPEGEAVAAHLNLYGKKCTITWTSALNPDFGRLGPNALLYYNEFLDLKSRNFEYMNVMAANIPRFADFIMGFSPELIPYYSVTLESKKYSIAKTLYKITHKETY from the coding sequence ATGGAAGGAATTGAAGTTAGAGAATTAGCGCCATCCGAATACAAAGAATGGGATTTGCTTGTAGAGAAAGCTCAACCTGGTACACTTTTCCACACCAGTGAATGGCTTGGAATTTGCAGGGATGTCCTGTCAAAAGATCTCAAAATCTACGGCTGTTTCAGAAAGGGAGAACTTGTAGGAGGCTGTCCGCTTTTTGTTAAAAACATTAAGGGAGTCTTGAAAGTAGCAACCTCGACCTGTGATATGACCAGCTATAGTGGACCTCTTATAAAAGAGAGCGCCAGTTCCAGGGCAAGTAAACGTATACAGGAGACTCACGAAATTCTTAATCCCCTCAGGGAGTTTCTTTGCAAGCAGGGATTTGATAGTATTCATCTTACGTTTTCTCCCGGGTTTAAGGATGTAAGACCTTTTACCTGGTATGGATGGGATTCCACCGTGCATTATACTCATTACTTAAATCTGAAAGATAGTGTGGACAACAACCTTTCAAGAAAGATCCGCAGAGAACTCAGAACTGCAAACGAGGCAGGACTTAAGACCAGGGCATGGAATGATCCTGAGACATATTACCATCTGCTCTCAATGGTTTACGAAAAACAGAATTTAGCACCTCCCCTTCCCAGAGAGTTTTTTGAGAGAGTATTTAAACTGATTCAGGAAAAAGATATTGGTTATATGTTTGTCACAGAGACTCCTGAAGGTGAAGCTGTTGCAGCTCACCTGAATCTGTATGGAAAGAAATGCACCATAACCTGGACCTCAGCCCTGAACCCGGATTTTGGCCGTCTGGGTCCTAATGCTCTTCTATATTATAATGAATTTCTTGATCTGAAGTCCCGAAACTTCGAGTACATGAATGTAATGGCAGCGAATATTCCCAGGTTTGCGGATTTTATCATGGGTTTCTCTCCTGAGCTAATTCCCTATTATAGCGTGACTCTGGAGAGCAAAAAATATTCAATCGCAAAAACCCTGTATAAAATCACCCACAAAGAAACTTACTAA